From the Priestia koreensis genome, one window contains:
- the aspA gene encoding aspartate ammonia-lyase, whose amino-acid sequence MTTSNGNYRTERDFLGEKEIPSDVYYGVQTLRAVENFPITGYKIHEEMIKALAIVKKAAALANMDVTRLYDGLGKAIVQAAEEIIDGKWHDYFIVDPIQGGAGTSMNMNANEVIANRALEILGHSKGDYSKLSPNSHVNMSQSTNDVFPTAIHLSTLSLLEKLLVTMKTMHGVFKEKAKQFDHVIKMGRTHLQDAVPIRLGQEFEAYSRVLERDMKRIANTRDHLYEVNMGATAVGTGLNADPRYIENVVKHLADISGFPLVGAEHLVDATQNTDAYTEVSAALKVCMMNMSKIANDLRLMASGPRAGLGEISLPARQPGSSIMPGKVNPVMPELINQVAFQVIGNDHTICLASEAGQLELNVMEPVLVFNLLQSISIMNNAFGVFTHHCLAGIEANEQRLKEYVEKSVGIITAVNPHLGYEVVSRIAREAILKGKSVRELCLQYDVLTEEELDLILNPYEMTNPGIAGSSLFDRQ is encoded by the coding sequence ATGACAACTTCTAATGGAAACTATCGCACCGAGAGAGACTTTTTAGGAGAAAAAGAAATTCCGTCTGATGTATATTACGGCGTTCAGACGTTACGTGCCGTAGAAAATTTTCCGATTACCGGCTATAAAATTCATGAAGAAATGATCAAAGCACTGGCTATTGTAAAAAAAGCAGCAGCGCTTGCAAATATGGACGTTACGCGCTTGTACGATGGGCTCGGAAAGGCTATTGTTCAAGCAGCAGAAGAGATTATTGATGGTAAGTGGCACGATTACTTTATCGTTGATCCGATTCAAGGCGGAGCAGGAACGTCTATGAATATGAATGCGAATGAAGTCATTGCTAACCGTGCATTGGAAATATTAGGTCACAGCAAAGGCGATTACAGCAAACTCAGCCCGAATAGTCATGTGAACATGTCACAGTCCACAAATGACGTGTTTCCAACGGCAATTCATCTTTCTACATTGAGCTTACTAGAAAAGCTTCTTGTGACGATGAAAACGATGCACGGCGTGTTTAAAGAAAAAGCAAAGCAGTTTGATCACGTGATTAAAATGGGACGTACGCATTTACAAGATGCAGTACCGATTCGTCTTGGTCAGGAATTTGAGGCTTACAGTCGCGTATTAGAGCGAGATATGAAACGTATTGCGAACACACGCGATCATTTGTATGAAGTGAATATGGGGGCAACGGCAGTTGGAACAGGATTGAACGCAGATCCTCGCTACATTGAAAATGTTGTGAAGCACTTAGCTGATATCAGTGGATTCCCGCTTGTTGGAGCAGAGCACTTAGTTGATGCAACGCAAAACACAGACGCTTATACAGAAGTTTCAGCTGCGTTAAAAGTATGCATGATGAACATGTCTAAAATTGCAAACGACCTTCGTCTGATGGCGTCAGGCCCACGTGCAGGATTAGGTGAAATTAGTCTTCCGGCTCGTCAACCAGGATCATCGATTATGCCAGGGAAAGTAAACCCGGTTATGCCAGAGCTTATTAACCAAGTGGCATTCCAAGTAATCGGAAACGACCATACGATTTGTCTTGCTTCTGAAGCGGGGCAGCTTGAGCTGAACGTGATGGAGCCTGTACTTGTATTTAACCTTTTACAATCGATTAGCATTATGAACAACGCATTTGGCGTATTTACGCATCATTGTTTAGCTGGAATTGAAGCGAATGAACAGCGCTTGAAAGAATATGTAGAAAAAAGCGTGGGAATCATTACAGCTGTGAATCCGCACCTAGGATATGAAGTGGTATCACGCATTGCGCGTGAAGCGATCTTAAAAGGAAAATCAGTCCGTGAGCTATGTTTGCAGTATGATGTGCTGACAGAAGAAGAGCTGGACTTAATTTTGAATCCGTATGAAATGACGAACCCAGGAATTGCGGGTAGCTCATTGTTTGATCGTCAATAA
- a CDS encoding sensor domain-containing diguanylate cyclase has translation MNVLFFMLGIMFGIAMLKLYISVTRAKRRRRFAHKNKVFQLVETSKDIIYSYQIKPILQHQYTSPSVEYFLGEGVLQKLHQNSQTPYDLIHPDDYEIMQKKMSGTIDYSRPIVQRLKDMDGNYKWFEEYATPIYEKGELVAVQGIMRNIDEKMRLQKKLEYRLTHDPLTDVYNRDYFEERVGHYNRYCDESLAIILCDLDDLKYVNDYYGHKKGDDLIKKFATLLNDYFKGYGSVARIGGDEFAIVIPNVEYATVKRLCENIYGDITSHNQTCDGLPIHMSVGYAYSHSSLGKVDSLFIEADQNMYRDKNRKKEMGSV, from the coding sequence ATGAATGTACTATTTTTTATGCTAGGTATCATGTTTGGAATTGCAATGCTAAAACTCTATATAAGCGTTACACGGGCAAAAAGAAGGCGAAGGTTTGCTCACAAAAATAAAGTGTTTCAGCTCGTGGAAACATCAAAGGACATTATTTATTCGTATCAGATTAAGCCTATTCTTCAACATCAATACACGAGTCCGTCAGTAGAATATTTTTTAGGAGAGGGCGTTCTACAAAAGCTCCACCAAAATTCACAAACACCGTATGATTTAATTCACCCTGATGACTACGAAATCATGCAAAAAAAGATGAGTGGCACGATTGATTATAGTCGTCCCATTGTCCAGCGCCTAAAAGACATGGATGGAAATTATAAATGGTTTGAAGAATACGCAACGCCTATTTATGAAAAAGGGGAGCTCGTTGCCGTTCAAGGAATTATGAGAAACATTGATGAAAAAATGCGTCTGCAAAAAAAATTAGAATACCGTCTTACTCACGACCCGTTGACTGACGTGTACAACCGAGACTACTTTGAAGAACGAGTAGGCCACTATAACCGTTATTGTGATGAGTCCTTGGCGATTATTTTATGTGACCTTGATGATTTGAAATACGTCAACGATTATTATGGTCATAAAAAAGGCGATGATCTTATTAAAAAATTCGCCACTCTCCTAAACGATTATTTCAAAGGATACGGAAGCGTCGCACGAATAGGTGGCGATGAATTTGCCATCGTCATTCCGAACGTTGAGTATGCAACGGTGAAGCGTCTATGTGAGAATATCTACGGTGACATCACCTCCCACAATCAAACGTGTGATGGCCTGCCTATTCACATGTCCGTCGGCTACGCTTACAGCCACAGTTCTCTAGGGAAGGTGGATAGCTTATTTATTGAAGCAGATCAAAATATGTATCGTGATAAGAATCGGAAGAAAGAGATGGGATCTGTATAG
- a CDS encoding DUF3899 domain-containing protein, whose protein sequence is MLRKYITSLLIITCLLVIIKNLELISLDSITAINTSFLIGIVLMVIGASIHVSSTEFFTLFFKGFSDLKLFRQSQALKRENKMIQENTSVMNWKKQFLRSCIGLSLGSGTAFIVFSSFLATLS, encoded by the coding sequence ATGCTTAGAAAGTACATCACTTCATTGCTAATCATTACATGTTTGTTAGTTATTATTAAGAACCTTGAATTGATTTCATTGGATTCCATTACGGCTATTAATACCTCGTTTTTAATTGGCATTGTACTAATGGTAATAGGCGCTAGCATACATGTTTCGTCTACTGAGTTTTTTACCTTATTTTTTAAAGGATTTAGCGATCTAAAGTTATTCCGGCAGTCACAAGCATTAAAACGGGAGAACAAAATGATTCAGGAAAACACGAGCGTAATGAACTGGAAAAAGCAATTTTTGCGATCATGTATCGGCTTATCCCTTGGATCTGGAACTGCATTTATTGTTTTTTCTAGCTTTTTAGCAACACTAAGCTAA
- a CDS encoding peptide ABC transporter substrate-binding protein, giving the protein MKKLSIIITSILLLLAGALAGCSSSKSSSDSAASTKGVKQEITVNLGGEPYTLDPAFASDTTSFWVIDHLYEGLYTHDKKGKVVLGAASDVNVSDDGRTYTFTIRDGAKWSNNDPVTAKDFEYSWKRVLNPKTAAYDPSSFYYIKGAEQYNAGKGKVEDVGITAKDDKTLVVELNQPIKFFPKVLLGEGFLPVNKNVVEANQKWSAEASGIVTNGAYTASEWKHNADLTLQKSKTYWDKKNITMGTIHFKMVADSTTEYQMYKSNELDLVKSVPADVIDQEKGSKEFKNSPSFSVYTYSFNVNEKPFNNAKIRKAFSEAIDREAITKNISKGGEQPAYGYVAYGVKEPSGKDFRDEAPTYYKFDKKDAKKLLAEGMKEEGWSKLPAVTLKYNSEANHKKIAEALQEMFKQNLDVNVKLENQEWKTYIDTFKQKNFQMARMGWVGDFLDPYPVLNLYSAKSSSNFTNWKNQKFDELLQQSLVEQDEEKRFKLLHEAEDVLMDDMPIIPIYFSSTNSLIKTNIKGITFDALTSPNLRFAKKVSE; this is encoded by the coding sequence TTGAAAAAGCTATCCATTATTATAACGTCTATCTTACTATTGCTCGCGGGAGCTCTAGCAGGATGCAGTAGCAGCAAGTCTTCTTCTGACTCAGCTGCCAGTACAAAAGGAGTTAAACAAGAGATAACGGTAAACTTGGGCGGGGAACCATATACATTAGACCCTGCATTTGCATCTGATACAACATCGTTTTGGGTCATTGATCATCTATATGAAGGTTTATACACTCATGATAAAAAAGGAAAAGTCGTGTTAGGTGCAGCAAGCGACGTAAATGTATCTGATGATGGTAGAACGTATACATTCACCATTCGTGATGGCGCAAAATGGTCAAACAATGACCCTGTCACAGCTAAAGACTTTGAATACTCATGGAAACGAGTTCTTAATCCTAAAACAGCAGCATATGACCCTTCAAGCTTCTATTATATTAAAGGAGCAGAACAATACAACGCTGGAAAAGGAAAAGTTGAGGATGTAGGAATCACAGCTAAAGATGACAAAACACTTGTAGTCGAACTAAATCAACCGATTAAATTTTTCCCTAAGGTTCTTCTAGGGGAAGGATTCCTTCCAGTTAATAAAAATGTGGTAGAAGCAAACCAAAAGTGGTCAGCAGAGGCAAGTGGGATCGTAACAAACGGTGCTTATACTGCGTCTGAGTGGAAACATAACGCCGACCTAACTCTTCAAAAGAGCAAAACATATTGGGACAAAAAGAACATCACAATGGGAACCATCCATTTTAAAATGGTCGCTGATTCTACAACTGAGTATCAAATGTACAAATCAAATGAACTAGATTTAGTAAAGTCTGTACCTGCAGATGTAATTGATCAAGAAAAAGGCAGCAAGGAGTTTAAAAACTCCCCTTCCTTTAGCGTATATACGTATTCATTCAATGTAAATGAGAAACCTTTCAATAATGCAAAAATTCGTAAGGCCTTTTCGGAAGCCATTGACCGTGAAGCCATCACAAAGAATATTTCTAAAGGTGGCGAACAACCAGCTTACGGATACGTAGCGTATGGGGTGAAAGAACCGTCTGGAAAAGACTTTAGAGACGAAGCCCCAACGTATTATAAGTTTGATAAAAAGGATGCTAAGAAGCTGTTAGCCGAGGGAATGAAAGAAGAAGGATGGAGTAAGCTTCCTGCTGTCACGTTAAAATATAACTCTGAAGCTAATCACAAGAAGATTGCAGAAGCATTACAAGAAATGTTTAAACAAAACCTTGATGTGAATGTAAAGTTAGAAAACCAAGAGTGGAAAACATATATTGATACGTTTAAACAGAAGAATTTCCAAATGGCTCGTATGGGCTGGGTAGGCGATTTCCTAGATCCGTATCCTGTACTGAACTTATATAGCGCTAAGAGCTCTAGTAACTTTACGAACTGGAAAAACCAAAAATTTGATGAATTGCTACAACAATCACTCGTAGAACAAGATGAAGAAAAACGCTTCAAGCTGCTACATGAAGCAGAAGATGTGTTGATGGACGACATGCCTATCATTCCTATTTACTTCTCATCTACAAACTCGTTGATTAAGACCAATATTAAGGGAATTACGTTTGATGCTTTAACAAGCCCTAACCTTCGATTTGCGAAAAAAGTGTCAGAGTAA